In Magnetospirillum sp. XM-1, a single window of DNA contains:
- a CDS encoding ATP-binding protein, with protein sequence MVPRHNPIIGRFDDGSGFGRLSALVGVLLVALFWLGLGIDTGIERQFATGGGMAPVESGRGGNVLLATILVIGMGVMLLLLVQAVYWQRRTAARLRLREAELTEQRDRLRRYVADLERIADVAAHDLQEPLRRMVSYSQLLATHDAAGCDDEVRDYVGHVVDGARRMRALVSGLREFVSVDSIPRTGEVCSAWVAMGVARQRLAERLTEAGATLVVDPLPEVEADQASLIEIFVQLLDNAVRYRSASRRPVIHVSVVRDGDMARIKVCDNGMGIDSARMVRMFEIFYRPHGGDEGVAPGIGTGLAVVRRLVERLGGQVWVESEDGAGSSFGFSLRLGGRLSARREEMTAA encoded by the coding sequence ATGGTGCCGCGGCACAATCCGATCATTGGACGCTTTGACGACGGCAGCGGCTTCGGCCGTCTTTCCGCACTGGTCGGCGTGCTTCTGGTCGCATTGTTCTGGCTGGGGCTGGGGATCGATACCGGAATCGAGCGGCAGTTCGCCACGGGTGGCGGCATGGCGCCGGTCGAAAGCGGCCGAGGCGGCAACGTGCTGCTGGCCACAATCCTGGTGATCGGCATGGGCGTCATGCTCCTGCTGCTGGTCCAGGCGGTGTACTGGCAGCGGCGGACCGCCGCGCGGCTGCGCCTGCGGGAAGCCGAATTGACCGAACAGCGCGACAGGCTGCGCCGCTATGTGGCCGACCTGGAGCGCATCGCCGACGTGGCGGCCCACGACCTGCAGGAACCCCTGCGCCGGATGGTGTCGTATTCCCAGTTGCTCGCCACCCACGACGCCGCCGGTTGCGACGACGAGGTGCGCGATTACGTCGGACACGTGGTCGACGGGGCGCGCCGCATGCGGGCGCTGGTCAGCGGCCTGCGCGAGTTCGTGTCGGTGGATTCCATCCCGCGCACCGGCGAGGTGTGTTCGGCCTGGGTGGCCATGGGCGTCGCCCGCCAGCGTCTTGCCGAAAGGCTGACCGAGGCCGGGGCCACCCTGGTGGTCGACCCGCTGCCCGAGGTGGAGGCCGACCAGGCCTCGCTGATCGAGATCTTCGTTCAACTGCTGGACAACGCCGTGCGCTACCGCTCTGCGTCCCGCCGCCCGGTGATCCACGTTTCGGTGGTTCGCGACGGCGACATGGCCCGCATCAAGGTCTGCGACAACGGCATGGGCATCGATTCGGCCCGCATGGTCCGCATGTTCGAGATTTTCTACCGTCCCCACGGCGGCGACGAGGGCGTGGCGCCGGGCATCGGCACCGGCCTGGCGGTGGTCCGCCGCCTAGTGGAGCGCCTGGGCGGCCAGGTCTGGGTTGAATCGGAAGACGGAGCCGGAAGTTCCTTCGGCTTCAGCCTGCGGCTGGGCGGCCGGTTGTCCGCCCGCCGGGAGGAGATGACGGCCGCCTGA